Sequence from the Hamadaea flava genome:
TCGGGATCGGTGAGGAGCATCGGCACGACTACGCACTCGGTCTCGTGGCGGTACGTGAACTGCGGAGCCCGCACACGCAAGGGATCGAGTTCATGGAAAGCGATGGAGAGGCCACAACGCTGGTCGACGCCTGGGCAGATGTTCCCCTGGCGATCATCGTCACCGCCGGCGACATGGGCGACGCACCCGGCCGTATCCGGCGGATGGGGTTACACGACGCTGCCCTGACCAGCAATGACTCGCCAATGGGCGAGGCGATGGCGCTGGCCCGGTCGCTCGACCGGATGCCGCACAGGCTGCTGGTCTTCCGCGTCCAGATCCACGACGGATCGCCCGGTGACGGCCTCTCGTCG
This genomic interval carries:
- a CDS encoding hydrogenase maturation protease: MDTLVIGIGEEHRHDYALGLVAVRELRSPHTQGIEFMESDGEATTLVDAWADVPLAIIVTAGDMGDAPGRIRRMGLHDAALTSNDSPMGEAMALARSLDRMPHRLLVFRVQIHDGSPGDGLSSPASLAVGEVISEIADLLVTQRWARQ